A genomic segment from Geitlerinema sp. PCC 7407 encodes:
- the clpB gene encoding ATP-dependent chaperone ClpB: MQPNNPNQFTEKAWEAIARTPDLVKQGHQQQIESEHLMKALLEQEGLVASVLNKAGIQVQRWRDRTEEFIARQPKVSGSSDAVYLGRSLDTLLDRAEAHRKEFGDEYISVEHLLLSYPKDDRFGKALCQEFKLDEPSLRKIVNDIRGNQKVTDQNPEGKYQSLEKYGRDLTAYAREGKLDPVIGRDDEIRRTIQILSRRTKNNPVLIGEPGVGKTAIAEGLAQRIVSGDVPQSLRDRRLIALDMGALIAGAKYRGEFEERLKAVLKEVTESGGQIILFIDEIHTVVGAGATQGAMDAGNLLKPMLARGELRCIGATTLDEYRKYIEKDAALERRFQQVYVDQPTVEDTISILRGLKERYEVHHGVKISDSALVAAATLSTRYISDRFLPDKAIDLVDESAAKLKMEITSKPEELDEVDRKVLQLEMERLSLQKESDPASRDRLERLERELADLKEEQRTLNGQWQAEKDVIDQIQSLKEESDRVNIEIQQAERDYDLNRAAELKYGKLTELQRQIKVAEEQLAHTQTSGKSLLREEVTEADIAEIISKWTGIPVSKLVESEMQKLLNLEEELHQRVIGQDEAVTAVADAIQRSRAGLADPNRPTASFIFLGPTGVGKTELAKALAAFLFDTEDAMVRIDMSEYMEKHTVSRLIGAPPGYVGYDEGGQLTEAIRRRPYSVILFDEIEKAHPDVFNVMLQILDDGRVTDAQGHTVDFTNTIIIMTSNIGSQYILDLPSSAVSATSGTEDDTLQYEEMKSRVMDALRSSFRPEFLNRIDEIIIFHRLYKTQIRQIVRLQTLRLSERLADRKMTLKLSDAALDFLADVGYDPVYGARPLKRAIQRELETQIAKRILRGEFLAGDTIFVDIENERPAFKRFPAELSDVTV, encoded by the coding sequence ATGCAACCGAATAACCCCAATCAGTTTACGGAGAAGGCGTGGGAGGCGATCGCCCGGACCCCTGACTTGGTGAAGCAGGGCCACCAGCAGCAGATCGAGAGTGAGCACCTGATGAAGGCGCTGCTGGAGCAGGAGGGACTGGTTGCAAGTGTTTTGAATAAGGCGGGCATCCAGGTGCAGCGCTGGCGCGATCGCACGGAGGAGTTTATTGCTCGCCAGCCGAAGGTGTCGGGTAGTAGCGACGCGGTTTATCTGGGGCGATCGCTCGATACGCTGCTCGATCGGGCTGAGGCCCACCGCAAAGAGTTTGGTGATGAGTATATTTCTGTCGAGCACTTGCTGCTGAGCTATCCCAAGGACGATCGCTTCGGCAAGGCTCTATGTCAAGAATTTAAGCTAGATGAGCCCTCACTTAGGAAAATTGTGAACGACATTCGCGGTAACCAAAAGGTCACGGACCAAAACCCCGAGGGTAAGTATCAGTCTCTCGAGAAGTATGGGCGAGACTTGACGGCCTATGCTCGAGAAGGCAAGCTAGACCCGGTGATTGGCCGGGATGATGAAATTCGGCGGACGATCCAAATCTTGTCTCGCCGCACTAAAAATAATCCAGTGCTGATCGGAGAGCCAGGGGTGGGCAAAACGGCGATCGCCGAAGGCTTGGCCCAGCGAATTGTGAGCGGAGATGTGCCGCAGTCGCTGCGCGATCGCCGCCTGATTGCGCTGGATATGGGAGCCCTGATCGCCGGCGCCAAGTATCGCGGTGAGTTTGAGGAGCGCCTCAAGGCAGTGCTCAAGGAAGTCACCGAGTCCGGCGGTCAAATTATTCTATTTATTGACGAAATTCATACGGTGGTGGGGGCTGGGGCGACTCAAGGCGCCATGGACGCAGGCAACCTGCTCAAGCCCATGCTGGCCCGGGGAGAGCTGCGCTGCATTGGCGCTACGACCCTCGACGAGTACCGCAAGTACATCGAGAAAGATGCAGCCCTAGAGCGGCGCTTCCAGCAGGTCTATGTCGATCAGCCGACGGTGGAAGATACGATCTCGATTTTGCGGGGCCTCAAGGAGCGCTACGAAGTACACCACGGGGTGAAAATTTCTGATAGTGCTCTGGTGGCGGCGGCGACGCTCTCGACGCGCTACATCAGCGATCGCTTCTTGCCCGACAAGGCAATTGACCTAGTCGATGAGTCGGCGGCTAAGCTCAAAATGGAAATCACCTCCAAGCCGGAGGAGCTAGACGAAGTAGACCGCAAGGTTTTGCAGCTGGAGATGGAGCGCCTTTCCCTGCAAAAAGAGAGTGATCCGGCCTCCCGCGATCGCCTTGAGCGTCTCGAGCGGGAACTGGCCGATCTCAAAGAGGAACAAAGAACCCTCAATGGCCAGTGGCAGGCTGAAAAAGATGTCATTGATCAAATTCAGTCGCTCAAGGAAGAGAGCGATCGCGTCAACATCGAAATCCAGCAGGCTGAGCGCGACTACGACCTCAATCGCGCTGCTGAGCTGAAATACGGCAAGCTCACTGAGCTGCAGCGCCAAATCAAAGTCGCTGAGGAGCAGCTTGCCCACACCCAAACCAGCGGCAAGTCCCTGCTGCGAGAAGAGGTCACCGAAGCCGATATTGCCGAAATCATCTCCAAGTGGACGGGCATCCCGGTCAGCAAGCTGGTCGAGTCAGAGATGCAGAAGCTGCTGAACCTCGAAGAGGAGCTGCACCAGCGCGTGATCGGCCAGGATGAGGCCGTGACGGCGGTAGCCGACGCGATTCAGCGATCGCGCGCTGGCCTAGCCGACCCCAATCGCCCCACCGCGAGCTTTATCTTCTTGGGGCCGACTGGCGTCGGCAAAACCGAGCTGGCCAAAGCCCTTGCCGCCTTCCTCTTTGACACCGAAGACGCTATGGTGCGGATCGACATGTCCGAGTACATGGAGAAGCACACCGTCTCCCGCCTGATCGGCGCACCGCCGGGCTATGTGGGCTATGACGAAGGCGGCCAGCTCACCGAGGCCATCCGCCGCCGCCCCTACTCAGTCATCTTGTTTGACGAGATCGAAAAGGCGCACCCCGACGTCTTCAACGTCATGCTGCAAATCCTCGATGATGGCCGCGTCACCGATGCCCAGGGCCACACGGTGGACTTTACCAACACCATCATCATCATGACGAGCAACATCGGCTCGCAGTACATCCTGGATCTGCCCAGCAGCGCCGTGAGCGCCACCAGCGGCACTGAAGACGACACCCTGCAGTACGAAGAAATGAAGTCGCGGGTAATGGACGCCCTGCGCTCTAGCTTCCGGCCTGAGTTTCTCAACCGGATTGATGAAATCATCATTTTCCACCGGCTGTACAAGACTCAGATTCGCCAAATTGTGCGTCTGCAAACCCTCCGACTCAGTGAGCGCTTGGCCGATCGCAAGATGACTCTCAAGCTCTCCGATGCGGCCCTCGACTTTCTGGCGGATGTGGGCTACGACCCGGTCTACGGAGCTCGTCCCCTGAAGCGCGCAATCCAGCGAGAGCTGGAAACCCAGATTGCCAAGAGAATTCTGCGCGGCGAATTTTTGGCAGGCGACACCATTTTCGTTGATATCGAAAATGAGCGTCCCGCCTTCAAGCGATTCCCCGCTGAGCTTAGCGATGTGACGGTGTAG
- the psbD gene encoding photosystem II D2 protein (photosystem q(a) protein) — protein sequence MTIAVGRAQAQRGWFDVLDDWLKRDRFVFIGWSGLLLFPCAYLAVGGWLTGTTFVSSWYTHGLASSYLEGCNFLTVAVSTPPNSLGHSLLFLWGPEAQGDFVRWCQLGGLWTFVALHGAFGLIGFMLRQFEISRLVGIRPYNAIAFSAPIAVFVSVFLMYPLGQSGWFFAPSFGVAAIFRFLLFFQGFHNWTLNPFHMMGVAGVLGGALLCAIHGATVENTLFEDGENANTFRAFNPTQAEETYSMVTANRFWSQIFGIAFSNKRWLHFFMLFVPVTGLWMSSVGIIGLGLNLRAYDFVSQEIRAAEDPEFETFYTKNILLNEGIRAWLAPQDQPHEGFAFPEEVLPRGNAL from the coding sequence ATGACTATAGCAGTCGGACGCGCACAGGCCCAGCGAGGATGGTTTGACGTTCTCGACGACTGGCTGAAGCGCGATCGGTTTGTGTTCATTGGGTGGTCTGGTTTGCTGCTGTTCCCCTGCGCCTACTTGGCGGTTGGGGGATGGCTGACGGGGACCACCTTCGTAAGCTCGTGGTACACCCACGGGTTGGCATCGTCCTACCTGGAAGGATGCAACTTTTTGACCGTGGCGGTGTCGACACCGCCCAACAGCCTGGGACACTCCCTGCTGTTTTTGTGGGGACCTGAGGCCCAAGGGGACTTTGTCCGCTGGTGCCAACTGGGAGGTCTGTGGACCTTTGTCGCCCTGCACGGAGCTTTCGGGTTGATCGGGTTCATGCTGCGTCAGTTTGAGATTTCTCGACTGGTGGGCATTCGTCCGTACAACGCGATCGCCTTCAGCGCGCCGATTGCAGTGTTTGTGTCGGTGTTTCTGATGTACCCGCTGGGTCAGTCTGGCTGGTTTTTTGCACCGAGCTTTGGTGTAGCGGCGATTTTCCGCTTTCTGCTGTTCTTCCAAGGTTTCCACAACTGGACGTTGAACCCCTTCCACATGATGGGAGTGGCTGGCGTTCTGGGGGGTGCACTGCTGTGCGCGATCCACGGAGCGACGGTGGAGAACACGCTGTTTGAGGACGGCGAGAACGCGAACACCTTCCGGGCGTTCAACCCGACGCAGGCAGAAGAGACGTACTCGATGGTGACGGCGAACCGTTTCTGGTCGCAGATCTTCGGGATTGCGTTTTCGAACAAGCGCTGGCTGCACTTCTTCATGCTGTTCGTGCCTGTGACGGGCCTGTGGATGAGCTCGGTGGGTATCATTGGTTTGGGTCTGAACCTGCGGGCATACGACTTTGTTTCGCAGGAGATTCGGGCAGCGGAGGACCCTGAGTTCGAGACGTTCTACACGAAGAACATCTTGCTGAACGAGGGTATCCGGGCCTGGTTGGCACCGCAGGACCAGCCGCACGAAGGATTTGCTTTCCCTGAGGAGGTACTGCCCCGTGGTAACGCTCTCTAA
- the psbC gene encoding photosystem II reaction center protein CP43: MVTLSNASMVAGNRDQESSGFAWWAGNARLINLSGKLLGAHVAHAGLIVFWTGAMTLFEVAHFVPEKPMYEQGIILLSHLATLGWGVGPGGEVVDTFPYFVVGVLHLVSSAVLGLGGIYHAVRGPDTLEEYSSFFGYDWKDKNKMTTILGIHLILLGLGALLLVAKAMAFGGLYDTWAPGGGDVRIITNPTLNPAVIFGYLLKAPFGGEGWIVSVDNLEDVVGGHIWIGLICVAGGVWHILTKPFGWARRAFIWSGEAYLSYSLGALSLMGFIASTMVWYNNTVYPSEFFGPTAAEASQSQALTFLIRDQRLGANVGSAQGPTGLGKYLMRSPTGEIIFGGETMRFWDFRGPWLEPLRGPNGLDLNKIKNDIQPWQARRAAEYMTHAPLGSLNSVGGVATEINSVNFVSPRAWLSTSHFVLAFFFLVGHLWHAGRARAAAAGFEKGIDRETEPVLSMSDLD, from the coding sequence GTGGTAACGCTCTCTAATGCTTCTATGGTGGCGGGTAACCGCGACCAAGAATCTTCCGGTTTCGCTTGGTGGGCTGGAAACGCCCGCCTAATCAATCTGTCTGGTAAGCTGCTGGGCGCTCACGTTGCCCACGCTGGCTTGATCGTCTTCTGGACGGGTGCAATGACCTTGTTTGAGGTTGCGCACTTTGTGCCTGAGAAGCCGATGTATGAGCAAGGAATTATTCTGCTCTCTCACCTCGCTACCCTTGGCTGGGGCGTTGGTCCCGGGGGTGAAGTTGTTGATACTTTCCCCTACTTTGTCGTAGGTGTGCTGCACCTCGTTTCTTCCGCTGTTCTGGGCTTGGGTGGTATCTACCACGCGGTTCGCGGTCCTGACACGCTGGAAGAGTATTCGTCCTTCTTTGGTTATGACTGGAAGGACAAGAACAAGATGACCACCATCTTGGGCATTCACCTGATCCTCCTGGGTCTGGGTGCGCTCCTGCTGGTTGCCAAGGCAATGGCCTTTGGTGGTCTCTATGACACCTGGGCTCCCGGTGGCGGTGATGTCCGCATCATTACCAACCCGACTCTGAACCCCGCTGTGATCTTCGGCTATCTGCTGAAGGCACCGTTTGGTGGCGAGGGCTGGATCGTCAGTGTGGACAACCTGGAAGATGTGGTCGGTGGCCATATCTGGATCGGTCTGATCTGCGTTGCGGGTGGTGTTTGGCACATTCTGACCAAGCCCTTTGGCTGGGCTCGTCGGGCATTCATCTGGTCTGGCGAAGCTTATCTGTCCTACAGCTTGGGTGCTCTGTCCCTGATGGGCTTCATTGCATCCACGATGGTGTGGTACAACAACACGGTTTACCCCAGCGAATTCTTTGGTCCGACGGCGGCTGAGGCTTCCCAGTCTCAAGCGCTGACCTTCCTGATTCGTGACCAGCGCCTGGGTGCAAACGTTGGTTCTGCTCAGGGTCCGACGGGTCTGGGTAAGTACCTGATGCGCTCTCCGACCGGTGAAATCATCTTCGGTGGTGAGACGATGCGCTTCTGGGACTTCCGTGGTCCTTGGCTGGAGCCCCTGCGTGGTCCTAACGGTCTGGATCTCAACAAGATCAAGAATGACATTCAGCCCTGGCAAGCTCGCCGTGCGGCTGAGTACATGACCCATGCTCCTCTGGGTTCTCTGAACTCTGTGGGTGGTGTGGCAACGGAGATCAACTCTGTGAACTTCGTGTCTCCCCGCGCATGGCTGTCTACCTCGCACTTTGTGCTGGCATTCTTCTTCTTGGTGGGTCACCTGTGGCATGCGGGTCGTGCCCGGGCAGCGGCAGCTGGTTTCGAGAAGGGTATTGACCGCGAAACTGAGCCCGTGCTCTCGATGTCTGACCTTGACTAA